One stretch of Plutella xylostella chromosome 15, ilPluXylo3.1, whole genome shotgun sequence DNA includes these proteins:
- the LOC125489622 gene encoding uncharacterized protein LOC125489622 yields MESIKESIAEMMGQLNVRMASFEAQINKSPASPSAAGLATEFAAFRSFTVTAFNMLQKQVEMLARGMDHLDMRSRRKILLVHGIPEDKKEDAANSVVRVITKHTEDADLFCREDIARSHRMGRVGDKPRPILVKFKDLALRNKVWYSKAKMKGSGFTLSEFLTKPRHEAFMAARQRVGVKQCWTRDGCVVVLGADGKQHRVVTLAELDQVCPPTSQNVGQAAPKATSSKAPDVSLASSRAKRAASKK; encoded by the coding sequence ATGGAGAGCATCAAGGAGTCGATTGCTGAGATGATGGGCCAGCTGAATGTGCGAATGGCAAGCTTTGAGgcacaaataaataagtctCCGGCATCTCCTTCAGCTGCAGGACTGGCAACTGAGTTCGCAGCTTTCAGGAGCTTCACAGTCACTGCATTCAACATGCTCCAGAAGCAGGTTGAAATGTTGGCAAGAGGCATGGATCACCTGGACATGCGCAGCCGCCGGAAGATCCTGCTTGTCCACGGGATACCGGAGGATAAGAAGGAAGACGCGGCCAACTCAGTTGTTAGGGTGATCACTAAGCACACTGAGGATGCTGACTTGTTCTGCAGAGAAGACATCGCTCGCAGTCACAGGATGGGGCGTGTAGGTGACAAGCCCAGGCCCATCCTTGTCAAGTTTAAGGACCTAGCTCTCCGGAACAAGGTGTGGTACTCCAAGGCAAAGATGAAGGGCAGCGGGTTCACACTCTCAGAATTCCTCACTAAGCCGCGACATGAAGCTTTCATGGCGGCCAGGCAGCGCGTTGGCGTGAAGCAGTGCTGGACACGGGACGGCTGCGTGGTGGTGCTGGGCGCTGACGGCAAGCAGCATCGCGTTGTGACGCTCGCTGAGCTCGACCAGGTTTGTCCGCCGACCAGTCAGAACGTCGGTCAGGCGGCACCAAAGGCCACCAGCAGTAAAGCCCCAGACGTTTCGTTGGCTTCCAGTAGAGCGAAGCGAGCTGCATCCAAGAAATAA